The DNA region tgaatggatcctcATGAAGGCTACTAACAATGCCATATGGTCACTTTTTTGCAAATAATTTCATTCATAGAAATCTAGTAatataaagaaatattttttatggttTTTGTTTTAACAGCGAAAAGAATGAAAAAGTCCACAAGCAATGATACCATAATGTATTTGTCTAATAAAAATTTTGAAATGTAAAGAAATCTGTTAACTTTCTTTTTATTACAGTGATAACAGAAAAAAAAGTGACGAAGGGCACAAGCAATGTCATTTTGTTACCAATTACAACCTGTCAAAACAATTGGAAAAGCAGTAGTAATGTATACAAATAAGCTAcaggctaattttttttcccctaactgcAATGACGCAGTGACAGTGGACTTTGAAAAACTCTGTAATGTTTCTCCCTGTTTGGTTTGATATGTATAAATGCAATAGAATAAGCAAAAAAGTCTGTTCCTGCCTGTTCTTGCATGGGATAAGGGCAATAAAATAAGGTCTGGAGCACAcagcattacatagttacatagttattttggttgaaaaaagacatacgtccatcgagttcaaccagtataaagttacAAACTGACAGTGGACATTGAAAAGaatctgctgcagcaccctcCCTACAGTAGAGAAAGGCATGTTCACATGACACATTGTGGTGCATAGCCAAAAAAAACAGGATCGCAATGGATGGGAAAAGTCACATTGCGCATTTTGCGTGCAGTAcaactagggttgcaacggtatgaaattccacggtatgataacagtCAAAAACAATACCACGGTATTACAGTATatggtattatacaattatttggagCCAGAGATGggcgtagccaggataggtgcctgcagtatagagagctggggggaggggggatgcagcAGCAGGATGTACAAATACCCACTTGGCAGTGGGTCCCGCATGCGTGTACTGGCTTCATACTTCTTCCTGCTCCGCGCCcaagcccccctcctccccccacgcCCCCCGAAAACCGGTAAAAcgtgattgtgcatggtatgattaccatgtaACAAGCAAACCCCGGTATACCGTCATACTGCGGCAACCATAAGTGTAgcgcctacagtgaagcatgtggTACATATAATATATGCCCCACTGCAACGGTTAACATGCACATTATGTGATACTGCATCGCATGCATTGCGTTGCTCCACCGGATTTTGTTGCAATGCAACGCATCAGTGTGAACGTACTATGACATATTTTCATTGCGTTAGCAAGGTGATTACATTGTGTGATGCAATGTACCgcaacatgtcactgaatgtagcCTAAGTCCCGAAGCACAGAGCAGTGAGAAACCGGGACCTTGAAACAAAAATCCCCTTATAGCAATGGCATAAAGACAGCTGATGCTGGGAAccatcagggctcgtttccacgatcgcgaatccgcatgcgtccaacgcatgcggattcgcacacgtaatgcaagtgaatggacctgtttccactgtagcgtttgcgtggtgcgtttttatgagcggtgaaaaaacgcacaaaagagccaacgaattcgcctgctagtggaatgcatgcgaatcgccgctaatgtatttaatagggaaatcgcatgcgttttttacgcgttattttacgtgattacgcatgcgattccgcataggaaccaatgtaaattaacacaggcagtgacatggttaaaaacgcacatagcctaacctatgcgaaatcgcatgcgtaatcgcgtaaaataacgcgtaaaaaaacgcacctgcatgcgatttcttctgcggtggaatccaggtgattccgcaccgctacagtggaaacgagccctcaaaaatATAACACAATATTAACACAAGGCAATGATAATCTATGTACTTGTCTTTACTCTTGCAATGTCTTGCATTCAAGACAGTACATTATTATCGAGTTTAGTTAGGATAACAAACAAATGTAGCTCTTATACCCTTTCTGAATTCTGCAATAGTAGCGTGGCCTGATGATTTATGCACAGTGCTGGTGTTGGGTGGAGGTCCAAATCCACTTTTATAGCTCAATAAATACTGCACATCCTTTTTATTTCCGTAAGGCTGGGTTTCCACTGGTGCTGTGCGTCCTTCGGTGGACGCCGACAATTGTGCAGCGCAATTACACATCTGAATGCCTGCAACCATGCCatgcacaattattattattattatttattgtatttataaagcgacaacatattacgcatcgctggacaataaatagggatttgAGGGACAATAAATATGGAGTTTGAATACGTTGCCCAGAATTCTGAAGCCGTgcttcagggttttttttgttacggACACAAATTTGGAAACAGCCTATTCATTTTAATGGACTGCGATTCTGGATGTGTGCGTGAAATCTGACACAAAAACCCCTAGTGGAAATGGGGCCTGAACGTAATTGGGAATAAAAGGGCTGCGTTTAGAATAaaattaacccttagactgccagcTATTTTGTAATTAAAACTTCACGCCAGTGCCAGCTATGcttgcattgtgtttatttaatgTCTTGCTCAAATCATCATGTGCCAAAGTCCAAATTAGTCAGCAGGATTGTTAAGgtgcaaatacattttaaatgatTGAGAATGCTGCTAATTATGATACAGAATCATGCAAATATGAAAATCTATTGTaatatggaccaatcaaatcttgcAGTTAAAGCATTTCACTGGTCCAAGTCCAtaatcaagctgcatagatttgcagtaacatttgcatatttCTGCATCAACAATTATTTTCATATTTCAAGTGAAGTAGGTCAGCACTGCGCCACAACTTTGTACTGAACACCTTTTAGACGTCCGTGGCAAAGGGAATATGAGGACACAAAAACTGCTATAGACGTCTGCTGCAGGTGGAAGTAATTTTGTATTAAAACGCATGTCCGTGGCATATGGTTGTAAAATCACAGAACACCTAAGGTTCAAATGATTTTAGTTTCTATGTAATGTGTTGAATTCCATTGAATTCTGtctcaatagaaaaaaaaaagacaaaccccatttttttaaaggaccacttgtgaaaaattataaaatttaaaatacatgaaaacaaatacatttctcccagagtaaaatgtgctatgaaTTAATTTTACTCCTATGCTGCTgtaatttacagtaggtagtagatatctgacaggttttggactagctcatctactCAAGCACTTAGTGAAAGGTACcggtagttgctcagtccagctgccagaatagtgtgcaaacgggTATGGAGGGCAAtttgcatctttgtataaattctTTCCAagtagtgcttttgtaaagattaaatactgtgaatcccccatgaggagatggactagtcaaatacCTGTCAGTTCTATCTGATTTTTTTCTaacttgtgatagtggtcctctaATTTGCTTTGCTGTAAATCCATTTATTAAAAGTACAGgaccttattaaataaataccaaATGTTGAAATGCCCGGAATaaaatgtttttcttcttttgGACAGAAATTTACaggaaattatgtgtattttgttgaACCCGTCATTCCAGAGAAGATTGTAAATCAGATTCTTCAGAGAGTGGGTTACTCTATCGTGAGAGAGACAGAGTATATCATTGGAGAGACAATTAACGTAGAAGAGGCCAAACACTCTGCCTTCGAACTATACCTGGCTAGATGTCATTGTGAAGAGCTCATGTGCCTCATCCATGATAATAAAACTGAAtgtggaaatgttttgttcaatgAACCCAATTTACAAGTTAAAAATGAACCAGAAAATGGTGAAAAGTGTGCCAAAATGGGTTACCAAACTGGTGATGTGAATAGCTTGGCCAGTAAAATAACACAAGATGCCACTAGTAGAGATGCCGAGAAACCTTCTGCCAGTTGGCCtggtctggctgcagctcagaatCTCATCCACGATTCAGCCACGGACTCCAGCTACTGTTTCAGCAGACACCTGGACAGCGAGGAGTTTCTGAACAAATACAGTGATCTCAATCTGGCCCAACAGCCTATCTTGCCTCTGCAAAACAGACCAATAAGCTCAAACCCGCAAGAGCTCCGAGAAGATAGGCTGCAAGGGGCCACTGAACCAAAGCTTGTTAAACTCAATGTCCCGGAATCTGAACTGGACTTGTATGAGGCTGGAGAAACCGAGTGCGATGCAGAGACCTCCGAAAATACTCAGATGAAGATGTTTTCCACAGATCTGACCAAATCCGGTGCCAAAAAACGGCCTGGCCTCGATGAATATTTAGCCGAGCTTAACCTTCCAAATAGACCAGGGCAAATGGAGAGGTTGGTGATTAAGCTTAAGATGGGGAAAACAGATCATGAGTCATTGGCATACCCTGTTGAAGAAACCTCGCCACCAGATCCAAAAGTTTTCCCCAAC from Hyperolius riggenbachi isolate aHypRig1 chromosome 11, aHypRig1.pri, whole genome shotgun sequence includes:
- the LOC137539147 gene encoding uncharacterized protein, coding for MKGTAEWHSLYQRYLCHYTAASREGRLVLCGRGDGASGSLYAQLITDNLGKRKREDKADLITLMIKGFAILELICVNLFLYPWRKEIRTLKKFTGNYVYFVEPVIPEKIVNQILQRVGYSIVRETEYIIGETINVEEAKHSAFELYLARCHCEELMCLIHDNKTECGNVLFNEPNLQVKNEPENGEKCAKMGYQTGDVNSLASKITQDATSRDAEKPSASWPGLAAAQNLIHDSATDSSYCFSRHLDSEEFLNKYSDLNLAQQPILPLQNRPISSNPQELREDRLQGATEPKLVKLNVPESELDLYEAGETECDAETSENTQMKMFSTDLTKSGAKKRPGLDEYLAELNLPNRPGQMERLVIKLKMGKTDHESLAYPVEETSPPDPKVFPNTGVLCHRDPKWTYPRNKEIVESPCSASFSSTFSMLNEIPSKGKEQCGGIENQHRVREPPNSTYIPPGGAERQCLRITDTQAEEPHCKAVSPPADMVVVQETMFKVNEDTNEDFVLITKNQQP